The following nucleotide sequence is from Dunckerocampus dactyliophorus isolate RoL2022-P2 chromosome 7, RoL_Ddac_1.1, whole genome shotgun sequence.
CCCTAACTATTATTGACATTATTCCGATGAGTTAATGTTTATTTTCTATTGGAATTGAGGAATATATTCTTCTTTATTCCACAGCTAGTGCCCTCTTGTGGCGAGGAGGGGAAGGAGGCATGCCGATCCCACTCCTTTTTTAAGCGTGAGCAGATGACAAATGAAAAGCCATGCGAGACGACGCTCTGTCTGCTTGGAAACATGTTTACTATTTCCAACACAATGGCCCCCAGCAGCTTGCGGGGGAGTTGTCGCGTTAATGAGGACTTTTTTTATGCTGAAGTATGCACATTCAGTcaataaaaataagtcaaaacaTGCGCGTGTTGAAAATAGAACAGAATGTGTTTCTACTTAACAGGCGGAAGTGGCGCATGTTTGCACGCATGCTTTAAACACAGCCAAGGTGCAAAGGTCTCAATTCATCATTCCTCAGAGGGaactttgctttgtgtttgtggagggggggggggggggggggggggggggggggacgacaTACTGCAAATTTTCATATCCAGTGCAGGGCCAGGATTGccgataattggttccagacagtgataaatgaatttcaacGACATACgagtcaatgttaataaatgcaatatttgggTAGtttgaacatagaaaacctgtttatgactttctaaatacaggttttgacATTATCAGAGTCTTGTAGGGACGAAATAACATCccaagtcacttttacactcctattattctttgtttacatcacatggctcaggctacgggatcactgaagGGACATAACATGCGGCCACTGCTAGCATAGAAAAATAGTGAGCTAACCAGAGAACCGCTCCAATCTACTTATTGTAAACTTATAGACTGAGGAAGGAGGACAAACAAGACAAACTTACCACACAACAAAGTCTTTATTATGACAGTATATGTGGTCCAAACAAACAGAAAgatacagaaaaacaaaaagtggatattcttatcattcACTAACGTATTTGCTGCGTTTAAGtctgctcggaaatcccagaaaatacagttACACTCAATGAAATCTAATCTATTCACTACAacactcacttttattgcaaatgctgatcctAGATCAGAGGAAAACATCAATGTCAAGTGAGCAGAGGGGTGAGGAAATgcggaaaaactttttttccacattggtTGGTGGTCCTGGAGTGTAATACCAATGAAAAGCAGTGACTTATTGTATAACAACATCAATAATGTGAAGAAAGACAggtatttgtgaaaatatataaaagatATCAATCTCATCACACTGGTATCGATGCGATACTGATACTATGGACATGAGGAGGAGGCCGCGTAACGTCTAATAGAGTGGggaagtaataataacaataatttccctcataatattaccagtttattgtcgtaaaatggTAGCTTTATCCTCTTTAGGGTGCAAATTTGACTTAatatatattgtaaatataaatattttgactttattctcataaaattacagccttttttcttgtaaattttctcctggTAATTATGAAAtgattcccgtaatattttgacttaattctcataacatGCTATCTTTTTTCTGCAGCCTACTTttgcaaatattacaactttatttgttgtttctcataatatcatgacaattttttttttacgtttttttttcttactttggtaaaattatgactttttctttttagatgacaacttttttatcgtaatattttggctttattcttgtaaaatgacagctgatttttccttttttttaaaatcctcaaactatttaaactttcctctgaaataataataattttcctcataatattaccagtttattctcgtaaaattaccacATTTTCCTCGttgggatgcagtttttttctcttaatattttgactttattcacgtgaaattacagcagttttttaaaatgtatttattcattttccaaCTCTGTTCTTGTAAATGTGTTGCTCCTGTAGTCCCGTTTGTAGGCAGGCGGAGGAAGAGAAGAAAAAGTGTCACATGACTTCCTGAGGGCTGTCAGACGAGTGAGCCCGGGGTAAACGTCATTAGCGATGTGACTGTGCAAGTTCGGGCTCTgccgtgtgtgtttttggataAATATCCAGGCTGAGATCAGCGGATCATGTGAGGATGATGAAGCAGGAAGACGGCCGCTCAGAGGCAGGCCTTGGAGGGGTAGAAAAGGGGGGAATGGTAGGAAAGAAAAGGGGGGGTCCAAATGAAAACCATACGCTCTGACAGTATGACTAAGCCTCACTGAGGATGGAGGGAGGGGGCTTGAGGGAATGCGGGGAGGCGGGGGAGGGAGGCCGGGTCAGTCAATAGTGAGGTAAAGCGTGTGGCGGTGGGAGGGGCGGCCACTTAAAGGGAGCAGACAGCGAGCCCAGCGTAGCACTTTCACTTTTTCGCTTGTCAGAGGGAGGATGGTGCGTGGAGGCCTCTGTGtcatccattaaaaaaaaaaaaaaaaagggacacacaTTCACATCGGAAGCTTCTAGGTCAGCCCTTTCAACAAACGCTCTTCTAGGAAGGGGCTGGGGGGAGAAAAAGGACTCCCGGGCACAAGTGGGAAAATCcaaagtgagagagagagagagcgggaTGGCGTGAGAGGATCCATGCTGGAAAGTACCAGCAGCCAGGAATACTCTACTTTTCACTGGGAGGACGGCGGCGCCGCCGACGGCAGCAACGCTCTCTGTGTCAAAGACCCCGGGAAGTTTGCCTCTCACAGACTGACACAGACTGAAAGGCCTGTTGTCTGTGTGGACGTGGGATCGCTGGCAAGCAGAGAAATGGAGACGTGTCCTTTTTTAGAAAGATAAAAGGATGTCACTGCCAGGTGAGGACATTTACGTCTTCTTGGCACAGCTTTCTTTCCAAAACTATGCACTTGCAAGTGGTTCATGCATGTGAGAATAATAATCTACAGCGAGATCACACAAACTAGTCCTAAAAATACCCGAATTCACCCGTTTGCCTCCTTTTCAAAACAGCTAAATCATGCCCAAAGCAAACAACAACCTGCTAACTCATAGCAACTTAGAACATGTCAATATGTGGAGTCCAACTATGGAACAGATGGCGTAAAGAACTCGAGCAACGTGCTAACATCCATCCAAAGAGACATATTTTTCAACAAGAGGGGAGAAATACGACACACTCCGACAAATAAGAACTCGCAGCATGTCAATATGTGGAGTCAAATGATGGAATGGGACTCCAGCAGGGCATGATAAGCACTACTGTACACACTAATGGGATCCATACAACTCTATTTTCTAACAGGAGGAGAAATACGCGCACGTACGACACTAAAGACGTCCAGCACGTCAATATGTGGAGTCAAATGATGGAACCGAAGCGATGGCTGCGATGGCTGATACCATTTGTTCCCGAATTAACTCATTCGTGACGTTTGAATCGGCCATTACGTACAACTTATTCTCTATTGCATTGATGTTAAAATGCTGAATGGTCACCTTTTTATTTCTTACATGAAGGAACTGCACGTGTTTACACCTGCACCACTCAACAAGAGCGCCATCCGAGAATTCCATCCTTATtcttcaaaaaatacaaataaaatgtgaaaaaaataaaatgttaaaaatcctACCCCACCTAAATTaccggtaaaaaaaaataaaatacatttaaaatatcctTCCCattctaaataaaataataataacaataataaaaactatCCTACcctttctaaataaatacatcaattaaaaaaaaaaaacctacgccttctaaataaataatttaaaaaaatctaaccctttttaaataaaaaaaaaatcctacccattctaaaaataaaataaataataaaaactaatCCTACTCCttctaaatacaaataaataaatcaataaaataaaataaatgttttcaaatcCTTCCCCTTctaaatcaaaataataataattttaaaaatcctatcacttgtaaaaaaaataagtaatataaTTAAGtaatataagtaaataaaagtaaataaaaaaacctACCCCTtctgaataaaaaatatttgaaaaaaaaaacaaaaatccaacccctactaaaaatatttttttaaataaatgtaaaaaatgacaaactTGCCAaactacaataaataaataatttaaaataaataaataatcccctaccctttcaaaataaacaaaaacaaagtcataaataaagacattttccacgttccaaataaaaaaacaatcctacctttttttaaataaaaaaagacatttaaaaaatcctaccccttctccttATCTCAGCAATTAATAATCGTTTGTTCACTTTCTGTGATAGCTTACACAACGATGAAGGGAGAAGAAGTGTTAAAGCATAAATTAATAAGTATAAACAAGCAGATAAGCCTAAACAGAGCATGATTACatatgtaatatactgtatatttgtgtatttattctTCCATTGGTGAATGACATTTATTGTCGCAGTcgtttattttattccaaaatgggCGAGCGATGAATGAATGCAGGATGTGTTTTCTGAGCGGGAGGTGACCAACCACAAACTATACGACTCTTTCTCTCCTTTGGACAGTTTTGCTCTTGCTATCACTCTTGACTGTCCAATGCGGTGGATGTGACTTTGACTGGGACGTGGTGAAGAACGTGAAAACGACCATTGACGCCAACCCGACCGGATTTGTGAGTTTGTTTGTGTGCCAGATTGGAAGAACACGCGTCACGTCACGGCGCTGCAGCCCGGCCATTGATCAGCCGTGATGTAACCAACAACAACGTGCAGCTCATGACTTCACACATGTTGTTTCTTTTCTCCCTCTCCGCAGCGGACAgtatttcccaaaaattactaTGTGTCGCACCACTACACAAAGAGCATGCTCTGTGACACGGACCCCGTGAGTGCTTTGCATAATAAGCTAGAGAGAGCAGAATAGAATATGTACACATGTAGCACTTGGGGGTTACCTCGGGGGAGCACCAGCCCGTCTTTGCTTACTTGTGCACACTCTTGTCTACTCTCCACTGCAGTGTTGTGTGTTCCCCGCTGCAATCGTCCTCCTGGAATCCTGGAATGTTCTTTTAAGCAACCTCTGGCATGAGCACCTCAACCGCTCCTTGGTCTTTGACTTCAagcacacactggagagaatcatcagaaagaataaaaacacagagGCAAGCCTTTacgctcttcttcttcttccaaaTATTCTTTTGCGTGTGTGTCGGCGGGGAAGCTTTTCTTTCAGAATACTACGGAACaagaaaaggaaacaaaaaaccAACGGCGCTCATTTTccaagaatcaagtcaaactatgacgaggaaaaaaatgtcgtaATTTTGCCAGACTAACGTCgtcgtattatgaggaaaaataatctcattttagtggcataacgttgaactattaaagaaaaatatgaaaataacagGCATGGTCTTAGGAGAAACAACAAATTCAAGTTGCAATATTCGGAAAAGTAGGTTGCAGAAAAGAAGTTATCATGTTaggagaatcaagtcaaaatatgacggCAATAATGTCCGAATTACAAGGATAACTTTGACATGACGAAAATGGGAacaaaaaagctgtcattttacaagaataaagtcaaaatataagagagacgaggaaatagtggcaattttaagagaaaaactattatgagggaaattatcattattattagtagtagtagtagttgtagtagagTGTTagtattatcatcatcattattattattaccataattatcattattattagtagtagtagtagttgtagtagagTATTagtattatcatcatcattattattattggtatcATTACTATAATCATGATCATtaccattattatattattatggttattatgattattatcctaattatcattattattatcattattattattggtatcattattataatcatcatcatcattactaTTGTAGATCATGATCATTATTACCATGATTATATTATTATCGTTATGAATATTATGATTAATATCATGATCATACTATCATTATTGTTaccattattatcatcattaattttattattactaatcATTGTCATTaccatcatcattattattattgattgttatcattattatcattaccattgttattattatctttattattattattatcattcataatatGACTTGTCTTATGATCATACTATTCTCATGATGAACTTGTGTGCCGCAGAGGTTCCAGGAGGAGATAGACCCGGCCCAGTTCTCCCCGCTGTTGTCGTCCCCCGAGGAGCTGCTGAAGCTGACGTCGGAGGTGTT
It contains:
- the zgc:174888 gene encoding uncharacterized protein zgc:174888 is translated as MSLPVLLLLSLLTVQCGGCDFDWDVVKNVKTTIDANPTGFRTVFPKNYYVSHHYTKSMLCDTDPCCVFPAAIVLLESWNVLLSNLWHEHLNRSLVFDFKHTLERIIRKNKNTERFQEEIDPAQFSPLLSSPEELLKLTSEVFQRWLEVGCSPSIQVCDIPTLPPPMEKALLRPARVRLLTTRSISSSMEEVEWEQMIDVTPPPSGGAAASLSVRPASAWSLLLLGLYWWLSP